A stretch of bacterium DNA encodes these proteins:
- a CDS encoding cytochrome P450 produces the protein MGAEGYPWEEWDRLRREAPVMWYEPPEDYEPFWSITKHADIQTISKRADIFVNRQRLRLFQRPIENYMRSTRETLEAEFGLANGAPLSFNDMDSPHHLKYRNITSKRFTPRAMRAFAGEIASLASDYVGRFARRLEDEGQAGRPLDLVQDLSVKVPTAAIFQMLGVPPDQQDELFELWEVTLRSSGEERAQDENEDAASVFFNPNGPGQRYLAKMIDEARERGATADDLLAAILAARVDGEPLPQQALIAYVMLLIAAGLDTTRHATTGGVHLLLEHPDQLARLVDDPSLIDSAVEEILRFTSPVIHFMRTAVDDFEIGGETIRKGESVSLWYPSANRDEDVFERPYEFDIGRNPNPHLAFGGYGPHFCIGAHFARTQLRSVFRELLPLLPKIEIAGDLVRMKNLHVGGYTALPVRPREAA, from the coding sequence ATGGGAGCCGAAGGGTATCCCTGGGAAGAATGGGATCGGCTGCGCCGGGAGGCGCCGGTCATGTGGTACGAGCCGCCGGAGGACTACGAGCCCTTCTGGTCGATCACGAAGCACGCCGACATCCAGACGATCTCGAAGCGCGCCGACATCTTCGTCAATCGCCAGCGCCTGCGCCTCTTCCAGCGACCGATCGAGAACTACATGCGCTCGACCCGCGAGACCCTCGAGGCCGAGTTCGGACTGGCGAACGGTGCGCCTCTGTCGTTCAACGACATGGACTCGCCCCACCATCTGAAGTACCGGAACATCACGAGCAAGCGCTTCACGCCGCGGGCGATGCGCGCGTTCGCCGGCGAGATCGCATCGCTCGCGAGCGACTATGTCGGCCGCTTCGCGCGCCGGCTCGAAGACGAGGGCCAGGCAGGAAGGCCCCTCGACCTCGTCCAGGACCTCTCGGTGAAGGTCCCGACCGCGGCGATCTTCCAGATGCTCGGCGTGCCGCCGGACCAACAGGACGAGCTCTTCGAGCTCTGGGAAGTCACGCTTCGGAGCTCGGGCGAGGAGCGCGCTCAGGACGAGAACGAGGACGCCGCGAGCGTGTTCTTCAACCCGAACGGACCCGGTCAGCGCTACCTGGCGAAGATGATCGACGAGGCGCGCGAGCGCGGGGCGACCGCCGACGATCTCCTGGCGGCCATCCTCGCGGCGCGGGTGGACGGTGAGCCGCTGCCCCAGCAGGCACTGATCGCCTACGTGATGTTGTTGATCGCCGCCGGGCTCGACACGACCCGCCATGCGACGACCGGCGGCGTCCATCTGCTGCTCGAGCATCCCGACCAGCTGGCCCGCCTCGTCGACGACCCGTCGCTGATCGACTCTGCCGTCGAGGAGATCCTCCGCTTCACCTCGCCGGTGATCCACTTCATGCGAACCGCGGTGGACGACTTCGAGATCGGCGGCGAGACGATCCGCAAGGGCGAGTCCGTCAGCCTCTGGTATCCCTCCGCGAACCGCGACGAGGACGTCTTCGAGCGTCCCTACGAGTTCGACATCGGCCGCAACCCGAATCCCCACCTGGCCTTCGGTGGCTACGGCCCCCACTTCTGCATCGGGGCCCACTTCGCGCGAACCCAGCTCCGCTCGGTGTTCCGGGAGCTGCTGCCGCTCCTGCCGAAGATCGAGATCGCCGGCGATCTGGTCCGCATGAAGAACCTGCACGTCGGCGGCTACACGGCCCTGCCCGTTCGACCGCGAGAAGCGGCCTAG
- a CDS encoding glycosyltransferase family 2 protein, which produces MSDSEEQSSAKDTRRHGKTIVVMPAYNAQNTVQRVLADIPREYADEILLVDDVSQDETVRIARELGIEVIEHERNRGYGGNQKTCYAHALARGADFVVMLHPDYQYDARMIGSAVDILASGNCDVILGNRIRTRGEALAGGMPKIKYFANRSLTIVENLLSGQNLGEWHSGFRAYTREVLETVPFERNSDDFVFDSQFLVQSVHFGFKLGDLPVPVRYFDEASSIDLKRSFEYAVLTLATFARWYLHLLGFRSPLFER; this is translated from the coding sequence ATGAGCGACTCCGAAGAACAGAGTTCGGCGAAAGACACCCGGCGCCACGGAAAGACCATCGTGGTCATGCCGGCCTACAACGCCCAGAACACGGTCCAGCGTGTTCTCGCCGACATTCCGCGTGAATACGCCGACGAGATCCTCCTGGTCGACGACGTCAGCCAGGACGAGACGGTCCGGATCGCTCGCGAGCTCGGAATCGAGGTGATCGAGCACGAGCGCAATCGCGGCTACGGGGGCAACCAGAAGACGTGCTACGCGCACGCACTCGCGCGCGGGGCGGACTTCGTCGTCATGCTCCACCCCGACTATCAATACGATGCGCGCATGATCGGATCTGCGGTCGACATCCTCGCCAGCGGGAACTGCGACGTGATCCTGGGCAACCGCATCCGCACACGAGGCGAAGCGCTCGCCGGCGGCATGCCCAAGATCAAGTACTTCGCCAACCGAAGCCTGACGATCGTCGAGAACCTGCTTTCCGGTCAGAACCTGGGCGAGTGGCATTCGGGCTTCCGGGCGTACACCCGGGAGGTTCTCGAGACCGTTCCCTTCGAGCGCAACAGCGACGACTTCGTCTTCGACTCGCAGTTCCTGGTCCAGAGCGTGCACTTCGGCTTCAAGCTCGGCGACCTGCCGGTCCCCGTTCGCTACTTCGACGAAGCCTCGAGCATCGACCTCAAGCGTTCGTTCGAGTACGCCGTGCTCACGCTCGCGACGTTCGCCCGGTGGTATCTCCACCTGCTCGGCTTCCGTTCCCCGTTGTTCGAACGGTAG